In the Silvanigrella aquatica genome, GAAAAAGGAAAATTAACATGAAAGACATTTCTTTTATTTATGATAAAAAACAACGCTGCTTCGATTTAAATATGCTGGGTTCCGAAATTCAATTTGAAGAGACCTTGCAAACAGGAGTTTCCCTTTCTCTCTTTACCGATGCAAAGGTTGACGAATTTGAAATTCCTGACGGAAAAGAAAACAGAGGATTTTGGGCCGATGTCTTAGATGGAGAAAATACAGGATCAAAGCTTTGGCTCATATTAAGAAGTAAAAATAAA is a window encoding:
- a CDS encoding phage GP46 family protein, with amino-acid sequence MKDISFIYDKKQRCFDLNMLGSEIQFEETLQTGVSLSLFTDAKVDEFEIPDGKENRGFWADVLDGENTGSKLWLILRSKNKIDVPKSAEEYCKKALFWLIEDKLVDNIDCTAKIEKNNLIINIIIHHNNITSHFKYEVKP